One segment of Zhihengliuella halotolerans DNA contains the following:
- a CDS encoding ABC transporter substrate-binding protein, whose product MHHAKGQRRTIGRRLAQAAAIAAASAMALTACGGGGEADSGDDGKVELRFSWWGADARHQSTLEIIDAFEAENPGIEIKPEYGDWGGYWDKLATQVASGDAPDIIQMDDKYLREYGDRGALLDLEGVDVSQFDEGTIENGTTDDGLLGITTGINAMVLMTNPEIFEEAGVELPDDETWTWDDYAEITKEITENTDGKYGATGPNEPAGLQIWARQAGKHLIGDDGALGVDESDIEEYFQHHLDLVENGSYPGASIIAEDQSPGPDQSLTGTGVAAMGMWWTNQLTALSGSAGVDLVPLRMPSHTGDSSDSGLWYKSSMLMSGYSQSDHPEEVKAFIDFFVNSQEAGELNLTDRGLPSNGDVRESVVAQLEGQDAVSADFIADIEDELGAAEPIPAMGFSELQDIIYRYELEVFFGRQSPADAAKAARSEMENAIG is encoded by the coding sequence GTGCATCACGCCAAAGGACAGCGCCGCACAATCGGTCGTCGACTGGCCCAGGCTGCGGCGATTGCCGCCGCGTCAGCAATGGCGCTGACCGCCTGCGGTGGCGGGGGAGAGGCCGATAGCGGCGACGACGGCAAGGTCGAGCTGCGGTTCAGCTGGTGGGGCGCCGACGCGCGCCACCAGAGCACGCTGGAGATCATCGACGCCTTCGAGGCGGAGAACCCGGGCATCGAGATCAAGCCCGAGTACGGCGACTGGGGTGGCTACTGGGACAAGCTGGCCACCCAGGTGGCCTCCGGGGACGCACCGGACATCATTCAGATGGACGACAAGTACTTGCGCGAGTACGGCGACCGCGGCGCGCTGCTGGATCTCGAGGGTGTCGACGTCTCGCAGTTCGACGAGGGCACGATCGAGAACGGCACCACCGACGACGGTTTGCTTGGCATCACGACTGGCATCAACGCGATGGTCCTCATGACCAATCCGGAGATCTTCGAGGAGGCCGGCGTCGAGCTGCCCGACGACGAGACGTGGACGTGGGACGACTACGCGGAGATCACCAAGGAGATCACCGAAAACACCGACGGCAAGTACGGGGCGACCGGCCCCAACGAGCCGGCGGGCCTGCAGATCTGGGCCCGTCAGGCCGGAAAGCACCTCATCGGGGACGACGGCGCCCTCGGCGTCGACGAGTCCGATATCGAGGAATACTTCCAGCACCATCTGGACCTGGTGGAGAACGGATCGTATCCCGGGGCCTCGATCATCGCCGAGGACCAGAGTCCCGGCCCCGACCAGTCCCTCACTGGCACCGGCGTCGCCGCGATGGGCATGTGGTGGACGAACCAGCTGACAGCGCTCTCGGGTTCCGCGGGCGTCGACCTGGTGCCGCTGCGCATGCCCAGCCACACGGGCGACTCGAGTGACTCGGGCCTCTGGTACAAGTCCTCGATGTTGATGTCCGGTTACTCGCAGTCCGATCACCCGGAAGAGGTCAAAGCGTTCATCGATTTCTTCGTGAACTCGCAGGAGGCCGGCGAGCTGAATCTGACGGACCGCGGTCTGCCGTCGAACGGGGACGTGCGCGAGTCCGTGGTGGCGCAGCTCGAAGGCCAGGATGCGGTCTCGGCTGACTTCATCGCCGACATCGAGGACGAGCTGGGCGCGGCCGAGCCGATCCCGGCGATGGGGTTCAGTGAGCTCCAGGACATCATCTACCGCTACGAGCTCGAGGTGTTCTTCGGCCGGCAGTCCCCGGCGGACGCGGCTAAGGCTGCTCGCTCCGAGATGGAGAACGCGATCGGCTAG
- a CDS encoding LacI family DNA-binding transcriptional regulator yields the protein MAVRLADVAKEAGVSQATASRVLNGSKRTPSQEIADRVRSAAQRLGYFPNAQAQALARSSAGLVGLIVHDIADPYFSSIARGVQRGLDGSGVQLLLSSTGRDPQAELSAVRSFLSHRTDAIVLAGSRGIEDDDDLVAALEQYQANGGKVVMIGQPLALAGGVHLDNEGAAAELAQELLRLGHRRFAVLAGDQSLTTALDRVSGFLAKLKSSGIDPVLVREGAFTRDGGYLEMADLIRSEALELPAGQVCVFCANDVMALGAMTAIREAGLRVPEDVAVAGFDDIPTLGDLVPSVSTVRLPLEEIGRMAGEFVLTDGDEQRRLVVSGHPVLRESTRKL from the coding sequence ATGGCTGTTCGGCTCGCAGATGTCGCCAAGGAGGCGGGGGTCTCTCAGGCCACTGCGTCGCGCGTCCTCAACGGATCCAAACGCACACCCTCGCAGGAGATTGCCGACCGGGTGCGTTCGGCGGCCCAGCGGCTCGGCTATTTCCCCAACGCCCAGGCGCAGGCCCTCGCCCGCAGCAGCGCGGGCCTCGTCGGCCTGATCGTGCACGACATCGCCGACCCCTACTTCTCCTCGATCGCCCGCGGCGTCCAGCGCGGGCTCGACGGCAGCGGGGTGCAGCTGCTGCTCAGCAGCACCGGTCGCGATCCGCAGGCCGAGCTCAGTGCCGTGCGGTCATTCCTCTCGCACCGCACTGATGCGATCGTGCTCGCCGGTTCCCGTGGCATCGAGGACGATGACGATCTCGTGGCCGCGCTCGAGCAGTATCAGGCCAACGGGGGCAAGGTCGTCATGATCGGCCAGCCCCTCGCGCTGGCCGGCGGCGTCCACCTCGACAACGAGGGGGCGGCGGCGGAGCTGGCGCAGGAGTTGCTGCGCCTCGGACACCGGCGGTTCGCGGTGCTCGCCGGCGACCAATCCCTGACGACGGCGCTCGACCGCGTCTCCGGTTTCCTCGCCAAGCTGAAGTCCTCGGGCATCGATCCCGTCCTCGTGCGGGAGGGGGCGTTTACGCGCGACGGCGGCTACTTGGAGATGGCGGACCTGATTCGTTCGGAGGCGCTCGAGCTGCCAGCCGGCCAGGTGTGCGTCTTCTGCGCGAACGACGTCATGGCGCTCGGGGCGATGACGGCGATCCGGGAGGCCGGGCTGCGGGTCCCGGAGGATGTGGCGGTTGCCGGCTTCGACGACATCCCCACGCTGGGTGACCTCGTGCCGTCGGTCTCGACCGTGCGGTTGCCGCTCGAGGAGATTGGCCGCATGGCCGGCGAGTTTGTGCTCACCGACGGTGACGAGCAGCGCCGGCTCGTGGTGTCGGGGCACCCGGTGCTGCGGGAGAGCACCCGGAAGTTGTAG
- a CDS encoding ABC transporter substrate-binding protein → MKFKRLAQAAAVTAVSALALTACGGGSEEAGSGGDGDVTLRFTWWGSDARAQITEQIIESFEAENPGIDVVPEYGDWNGYWDKLATQTAANDAPDIIQMDAQFLREYADRGALLDLSGVETSLIEDSVLDNGRTEEGLFGITTGINTPIILANPDVFSEAGVDMPDDSTWTWDDFSAIAQEISESGDGIYGAGAPAEPLNIQVWLRQQGKNLTTEDGQLGLNAADAEAYLQHLLDLTENGAFPQASLIAEDQTAAVDQSLVGTGSAAMGTYWSNQLSAIGTASGSDVVPLRYPSQTGDANDAGLWYKASMMLSVAAGSDHPEEAQAFVDYFVNNVDAGLIGMTERGLPSNTEVRAAVAEELEGMDQASAEFVEAVEPELGEVEPVPPVGFSELQDILGRYELEVYFGRQSPADAAESMVAEMELAIG, encoded by the coding sequence ATGAAGTTCAAGCGACTTGCACAGGCGGCCGCGGTCACGGCGGTATCGGCCCTGGCCCTGACGGCCTGCGGCGGCGGATCGGAGGAGGCGGGGTCCGGCGGGGACGGCGACGTCACCCTTCGTTTCACCTGGTGGGGCTCCGACGCCCGCGCCCAGATCACTGAGCAGATCATCGAGTCGTTCGAGGCGGAGAACCCGGGTATCGACGTCGTCCCCGAATACGGCGACTGGAACGGCTACTGGGACAAACTGGCCACGCAGACTGCGGCCAACGACGCCCCGGACATCATCCAGATGGACGCGCAGTTCCTGCGCGAGTACGCCGACCGCGGCGCGCTGCTGGACCTCTCCGGCGTCGAGACGTCGCTCATCGAGGACTCCGTGCTGGACAACGGGCGCACTGAGGAGGGCCTGTTCGGCATCACGACCGGAATCAACACGCCGATCATCCTGGCGAACCCTGACGTGTTCTCCGAAGCTGGCGTCGACATGCCAGATGACTCCACGTGGACGTGGGATGACTTCTCCGCCATCGCGCAGGAGATCAGCGAGAGCGGTGACGGGATCTACGGCGCTGGCGCGCCGGCCGAGCCACTCAACATCCAAGTCTGGCTGCGTCAGCAGGGCAAAAACCTGACGACCGAGGACGGGCAGCTCGGCCTGAATGCAGCCGATGCCGAGGCCTACCTGCAGCACCTGCTCGACCTCACCGAGAACGGGGCCTTCCCGCAGGCGTCCCTCATCGCGGAGGATCAGACGGCCGCAGTCGACCAGTCGCTCGTCGGCACCGGCAGCGCCGCGATGGGCACGTACTGGTCCAACCAGCTCTCCGCCATCGGCACGGCCTCCGGCTCCGACGTCGTCCCGCTGCGCTACCCGTCGCAGACCGGCGACGCGAACGACGCCGGCCTCTGGTACAAGGCGTCGATGATGCTCTCGGTCGCCGCGGGCTCAGATCACCCGGAGGAGGCGCAGGCGTTCGTCGACTACTTCGTGAACAACGTCGACGCCGGCCTGATCGGCATGACCGAGCGCGGCCTGCCGTCGAACACCGAGGTCCGCGCCGCGGTCGCTGAGGAGCTCGAGGGGATGGACCAGGCGTCCGCCGAGTTCGTGGAGGCCGTCGAGCCGGAGCTCGGCGAGGTCGAGCCGGTGCCACCGGTCGGATTCTCGGAGTTGCAGGACATCCTCGGCCGGTACGAGCTCGAGGTGTACTTCGGTCGCCAGAGCCCGGCCGACGCCGCCGAGTCCATGGTCGCGGAGATGGAGCTGGCGATCGGCTGA